One segment of Elusimicrobiota bacterium DNA contains the following:
- the glgB gene encoding 1,4-alpha-glucan branching protein GlgB, producing MTSAHRTRKDLLPHGPTLLSDDDAYLFNEGSHFRLYDKLGAHLAQRDGVDGVYFAVWAPNARFVSVIGDFNDWDRNKDRLHPHGSSGIWEGFVPGLGQGTVYKYHIRSHEHGYKVDKADPMAFYAEVPPKTASVVWDLAYEWNDSEWMSKRAERGGLHAPVSIYEMHVGSWMRVPEDGGRSMTYRELAPKLVEYLTRMGFTHVEFMPVMEHPFGGSWGYQSTGYFSPTSRYGTPQDFMYLVDQLHQAGIGVLLDWVPSHFPTDQHGLGYFDGTHLYEHADPREGFHPDWGSYIFNYGRHEVRSFLISSALFWMEKFHADGLRVDAVASMLYRDYSRKEGEWIPNIYGGRENLEAIGLIRRLNEEVYKSHPGAQMYAEESTAWGAVSRPTYLGGLGFGFKWDMGWMHDTLVYMRKDGIHRKYHHNQLTFRMIYAWHENFVLPLSHDEVVHGKCALLTQMAGSDDWQKFANLRLLFAHMWTQPGKKLLFMGGEFGQRDEWWNEKSLDWHLLQWEPHQGVQRWVADLNRAYRENPQLHELDNESPGFEWVDCSDCDASVLSFLRFGRDRSKPVLVLLNFTSVPRIGYHVGVPAAGYWREILNSDARDYWGGGIGNEGGLHASPEPRHGRPFSLRATVPPLGCVILRAEG from the coding sequence ATGACCTCCGCCCATCGGACGCGCAAGGACCTGCTGCCGCACGGGCCGACGCTGCTCTCGGACGACGACGCGTACCTCTTCAACGAGGGCTCGCACTTCCGGCTCTACGACAAGCTCGGCGCCCACCTGGCCCAGCGCGACGGCGTCGACGGCGTGTATTTCGCCGTCTGGGCCCCGAACGCGCGCTTCGTCTCCGTCATCGGCGACTTCAACGACTGGGACCGCAACAAGGACCGGCTCCACCCCCACGGCTCCTCGGGCATCTGGGAGGGCTTCGTCCCCGGGCTCGGGCAGGGCACCGTCTACAAGTACCACATCCGCTCGCACGAGCACGGCTACAAGGTCGACAAGGCGGACCCGATGGCCTTCTACGCGGAGGTCCCGCCGAAGACGGCCTCCGTCGTCTGGGACCTCGCCTACGAGTGGAACGACTCCGAGTGGATGTCCAAGCGCGCCGAGCGCGGAGGCCTCCACGCGCCCGTCTCCATCTACGAGATGCACGTCGGCTCGTGGATGCGCGTCCCCGAGGACGGCGGCCGCTCCATGACCTACCGGGAGCTCGCCCCGAAGCTCGTCGAGTACCTGACGCGCATGGGATTCACGCACGTCGAGTTCATGCCGGTCATGGAGCATCCCTTCGGCGGCTCCTGGGGCTACCAGAGCACCGGCTACTTCTCCCCGACGAGCCGCTACGGGACGCCGCAGGACTTCATGTACCTCGTCGACCAGCTCCACCAGGCGGGGATCGGCGTCCTCCTGGACTGGGTGCCCTCCCACTTCCCCACCGACCAGCACGGGCTGGGCTACTTCGACGGCACGCACCTCTACGAACACGCGGACCCGCGCGAGGGCTTCCACCCCGACTGGGGCAGCTACATCTTCAACTACGGCCGTCACGAGGTGCGGAGCTTCCTCATCTCGAGCGCGCTGTTCTGGATGGAGAAGTTCCACGCCGACGGCCTGCGCGTGGACGCGGTCGCCTCGATGCTCTATCGCGACTACTCGCGCAAGGAAGGCGAGTGGATCCCCAACATCTACGGGGGCCGCGAGAACCTGGAGGCCATCGGCCTCATCCGCCGCCTCAACGAAGAGGTCTACAAGAGCCATCCCGGCGCGCAGATGTACGCCGAGGAATCCACGGCCTGGGGCGCGGTCTCGCGTCCGACCTACCTGGGCGGGCTCGGCTTCGGCTTCAAGTGGGACATGGGCTGGATGCACGACACGCTGGTGTACATGCGCAAGGACGGCATCCACCGCAAGTACCATCACAACCAGCTGACCTTCCGCATGATCTACGCCTGGCACGAGAACTTCGTGCTGCCGCTCTCGCACGACGAGGTCGTCCACGGCAAATGCGCGCTCCTGACGCAGATGGCGGGCTCCGACGACTGGCAGAAGTTCGCCAACCTCCGGCTCCTCTTCGCCCACATGTGGACGCAGCCGGGGAAGAAGCTCCTGTTCATGGGCGGCGAGTTCGGCCAGCGCGACGAGTGGTGGAACGAGAAGAGCCTCGACTGGCACCTCCTGCAGTGGGAGCCGCATCAGGGCGTCCAGCGCTGGGTCGCGGACCTCAACCGCGCCTACCGCGAGAACCCCCAGCTCCACGAGCTCGACAACGAGTCTCCCGGCTTCGAATGGGTGGACTGCTCCGACTGCGACGCGAGCGTGCTGAGCTTCCTGCGCTTCGGGCGCGACCGCTCCAAGCCGGTGCTCGTCCTCCTGAACTTCACCTCGGTGCCGCGCATCGGCTACCACGTCGGGGTGCCCGCCGCCGGCTACTGGCGGGAGATCCTCAACAGCGACGCCCGCGACTACTGGGGCGGCGGGATCGGCAACGAGGGCGGCCTGCACGCCTCCCCGGAGCCGCGCCACGGCCGGCCCTTCTCGCTGCGGGCGACGGTCCCCCCGCTGGGCTGCGTCATCCTGAGGGCCGAGGGCTGA
- a CDS encoding diadenylate cyclase, which translates to MPRILDLLTGFGLADALDIAIVSLLLYLAWTWFRRTKAAFVAIGMFILTGIYIVARILNLVLTAYLFQGFFAVSLFALIVIFQEEIRHFFERLAVWSLGKRRLSPHPDAEIEELVQALGELARERYGALIVLRGRDPIERHITEGHELDGKISRALLLSIFDPHSEGHDGAMVIGNERVERFSVYLPLGRDLAQNARLGTRHAAAVGLSELTDALCLVVSEERGMISIAEDGQLGEVRDLGQLRARIDAFRKDTVPGAPPGLPVWKRNLKAKAAAVLLGFGLWFHFVHGEKPMLREYVVPVVFHNLPPSLAVDAAQPSSVRATVAGAQRSLYLLDAERLRAHLDLSRADAGESEVLLGRDCIALPEGIVLVRLDPPAVRVHLKAR; encoded by the coding sequence ATGCCGAGGATCCTCGACCTTTTGACGGGCTTCGGACTCGCCGACGCGCTCGACATCGCGATCGTCTCCCTCCTCCTATATCTCGCCTGGACCTGGTTCCGCCGCACGAAGGCCGCGTTCGTGGCCATCGGGATGTTCATCCTCACCGGCATCTACATCGTCGCCCGCATCCTCAACCTCGTGCTCACGGCCTACCTCTTCCAGGGCTTCTTCGCGGTCTCGCTCTTCGCCCTCATCGTCATCTTCCAGGAGGAGATCCGTCACTTCTTCGAGCGCCTCGCGGTCTGGAGCCTGGGCAAGCGCCGTCTCTCCCCCCATCCGGACGCCGAGATCGAGGAGCTCGTCCAGGCGCTCGGCGAACTCGCGCGCGAGCGCTACGGCGCCCTCATCGTCCTGCGCGGACGCGACCCCATCGAGCGGCACATCACCGAGGGGCACGAGCTCGACGGGAAGATCTCGCGGGCGCTGCTGCTGAGCATCTTCGACCCGCATTCCGAGGGGCACGACGGCGCGATGGTCATCGGCAACGAGCGCGTCGAGCGCTTCAGCGTCTACCTCCCGCTGGGCCGCGACCTCGCGCAGAACGCGCGGCTCGGCACGCGCCACGCGGCCGCGGTCGGACTCTCCGAGCTCACCGACGCCCTCTGCCTCGTCGTCAGCGAGGAGCGCGGGATGATCTCCATCGCCGAGGACGGCCAGCTCGGCGAGGTGCGCGACCTCGGACAGCTGCGCGCGCGCATCGACGCCTTCCGAAAGGACACGGTGCCCGGCGCCCCTCCCGGCCTGCCGGTCTGGAAGCGCAACCTGAAGGCCAAGGCCGCGGCGGTCCTCCTGGGCTTCGGGCTCTGGTTCCACTTCGTGCACGGCGAGAAGCCGATGCTGCGCGAGTACGTCGTGCCGGTCGTCTTCCACAACCTCCCCCCCTCCCTGGCCGTCGACGCCGCGCAGCCGTCTTCGGTGCGCGCCACCGTCGCCGGCGCGCAGCGCAGTCTCTACCTGCTCGACGCCGAGCGCCTGCGGGCCCACCTCGACCTTTCCCGCGCCGACGCGGGAGAGAGCGAGGTCCTGCTCGGGCGCGACTGCATCGCGCTCCCGGAAGGGATCGTCCTCGTGCGCCTCGACCCGCCCGCGGTGCGCGTGCACCTCAAGGCCCGATGA
- a CDS encoding DUF2157 domain-containing protein, whose translation MSLDPLATLRARGLPEERLALLGRLRSGELVGVHAELRALLYLGALLVVFGVGGTVKDHLRDLGPLTIAGLLAAASAGCLLWCARRAEPFVPERWNSPHAAFDYVLYLGCAFLGILFGYLEGRFGLLKDLWDLYLLGSAALFFLLAYRFDNRFVLTMAVFNLAGFLGVRLGRFIHDFELLKWSALGLCAALAGTGVQTARSGLKPHFRDTYLTIAIQGAAVLLLPGVFKDGFAGVDFVFLAALCAASIVFGLSERRFAYLLYGVGFGYLGFSACFLKSLESPGVGFVALYLLGSAAALVVLLFSLRRRMEDA comes from the coding sequence GTGAGCCTCGATCCCCTCGCGACGCTCCGCGCCCGCGGCCTCCCGGAGGAGCGCTTGGCCCTGCTCGGCCGCCTGCGCTCGGGCGAGCTCGTCGGCGTGCACGCCGAACTGCGCGCGCTGCTCTACCTGGGAGCCCTCCTCGTGGTCTTCGGCGTCGGCGGGACGGTCAAGGACCATCTGCGCGACCTCGGGCCGCTGACGATCGCGGGCCTCCTCGCCGCGGCGAGCGCGGGCTGCCTGCTCTGGTGCGCCCGCCGCGCCGAACCCTTCGTCCCGGAGCGCTGGAACTCCCCCCACGCCGCCTTCGACTACGTGCTCTACCTCGGCTGCGCCTTCCTCGGGATCCTCTTCGGCTACCTCGAGGGCCGCTTCGGGCTCCTCAAGGACCTCTGGGACCTCTATCTGCTGGGCTCGGCCGCCCTCTTCTTCCTCCTCGCCTACCGCTTCGACAACCGTTTCGTGCTCACGATGGCGGTCTTCAACCTCGCCGGCTTCCTCGGCGTGCGTCTCGGACGCTTCATCCACGACTTCGAGCTCCTCAAGTGGAGCGCCCTCGGACTCTGCGCGGCGCTCGCCGGGACGGGCGTGCAGACCGCGCGCTCCGGGCTCAAGCCCCATTTTCGGGACACCTACCTCACGATCGCGATCCAGGGCGCCGCCGTGCTGCTGCTGCCCGGAGTCTTCAAGGACGGCTTCGCGGGCGTCGATTTCGTCTTCCTCGCGGCCCTCTGCGCGGCGAGCATCGTCTTCGGCCTGAGCGAGCGCCGCTTCGCCTACCTGCTCTACGGCGTCGGCTTCGGCTACCTGGGATTCTCCGCCTGCTTCCTGAAGTCCCTCGAGAGCCCCGGCGTCGGCTTCGTCGCGCTCTATCTCCTCGGTTCGGCCGCCGCGCTCGTCGTCCTCCTCTTCTCCCTGCGCCGCCGGATGGAGGACGCGTGA
- a CDS encoding 3'-5' exonuclease: protein MKLERDLVFYDLEATGTDPLRDRIVQIALVRLKVDGARERFDSLVNPERPIPPAAIAIHHITDEMAAQAPTLRVLAPKIRELFDGADLGGFNIRGYDLPMLQAELARVAKPLDMEGRRVVDAMTIFHKLEPRTLGRAYEFYCGKLLEKAHDATADAEASLDVFLAQVERYHGRPGRPDLAQDIAGLHDFCDLNVDALGKLNWREGEAAFSFGKYRGKTLREVLELEPGYIQWLSRNRDFSAEVADICAKALNGVFPKRK, encoded by the coding sequence GTGAAGCTCGAGCGCGACCTCGTCTTCTACGACCTCGAGGCCACGGGGACCGACCCCCTGCGCGACCGCATCGTGCAGATCGCCCTCGTGCGCCTGAAGGTCGACGGCGCGCGCGAGCGCTTCGACTCGCTCGTGAACCCCGAGCGCCCCATCCCCCCCGCGGCGATCGCCATCCACCACATCACCGACGAGATGGCGGCGCAGGCGCCCACGCTGCGCGTCCTGGCCCCGAAGATCCGCGAGCTCTTCGACGGCGCCGACCTCGGCGGCTTCAACATCCGCGGCTACGACCTTCCGATGCTGCAGGCGGAGCTCGCGCGGGTCGCGAAGCCGCTCGACATGGAAGGCCGGCGCGTCGTCGACGCCATGACCATCTTCCACAAGCTCGAGCCGCGCACGCTCGGGCGGGCCTATGAGTTCTACTGCGGGAAGCTCCTGGAGAAGGCGCACGACGCGACGGCCGACGCCGAGGCCTCGCTCGACGTCTTCCTCGCGCAGGTCGAGCGCTATCACGGCCGCCCCGGGCGCCCCGACCTCGCGCAGGACATCGCCGGCCTGCACGACTTCTGCGACCTGAACGTGGACGCGCTCGGGAAGCTCAACTGGCGCGAGGGCGAGGCCGCCTTCAGCTTCGGCAAGTACCGCGGCAAGACCCTGCGCGAGGTGCTCGAGCTCGAGCCCGGCTACATCCAGTGGCTCAGCCGCAACCGCGACTTCTCCGCCGAGGTCGCCGACATCTGCGCGAAAGCGCTCAACGGCGTGTTTCCCAAGAGGAAGTGA
- a CDS encoding DUF3536 domain-containing protein yields the protein MGTVEVPKSKERFVCVHGHFYQPPRENPWIDEIEVQDSAKPFHDWNERIAYECYRANAAAHVLDADGRISELVDNYARISFNFGPTLLSWLERREPETYRAILEADRESRRRFGGHGSALAQPYNHMIMPLAVRRDKVTQTLWGLKDFERRFGRRAEGMWLPETAVDLATLEVLAEAGVRYTILAPRQARRLRRFGAKEWTDAGKGIDPTRAYRVWLPSGKTLSVFFYDGPISLGIAFEKLLADGANFARRLVSAFSEEREDAQLVSIATDGESYGHHHRFGEMALAYALKTIEEKGLAKLTNFSQFLALHPPTWEVELHENSSWSCVHGVERWRSDCGCNCGAGPGWRQAWRGPLRAAFDALRDEAGARYEERAAALLRDPWAARDAYVEIVLDPSPRSIDSFLLRHALKPLSGDERVEVLKLLELQLHLLLMYTSCGWFFDDLSGLETVQVLQYAARAADLAGELFGGDWHEKLASRLEKAESNLAEHGSGRRVYERLARSAAVGFEGLCAQYALDALFAEPPKHAQVYSADVERDAFRRAQAGRARLALGRVRLVSRFTLEEKRYLFAAMHLGDHAFHGGVQEDRGDEDYKALEKDLVERFDRADMTGCMMVLGRRFGDSGYDLSRLFADEQRRMVGRVLENALLEAVVSHRQVYEHHAPLLRFLRARGMPPPKAIQTAAEVALHHNLRRALERTEPDLPRAAALLEECERAGVRVEPGPLPALLRTLIERRVRAVVERSEDDEALARLLESLRLLKRLPFSVDLWKAQNLLFSLLHGTAAAARARAAEAFRGLRDAGRTPADPWRARFVEAAELLGVRLEPLPLPAAAKAGESVSA from the coding sequence TTGGGCACCGTCGAGGTCCCGAAGTCGAAGGAACGCTTCGTCTGCGTCCACGGACACTTCTATCAGCCGCCGCGCGAGAACCCCTGGATCGACGAGATCGAGGTCCAGGACTCGGCCAAGCCGTTCCATGACTGGAACGAGCGCATCGCCTACGAGTGCTACCGGGCCAACGCGGCGGCCCACGTGCTCGACGCGGACGGGCGCATCTCCGAGCTCGTCGACAACTACGCCCGCATCAGCTTCAACTTCGGCCCCACCCTGCTGAGCTGGCTCGAGCGCCGGGAGCCCGAGACCTATCGGGCCATCCTGGAGGCCGACCGCGAGAGCCGCCGCCGCTTCGGCGGACACGGGTCCGCGCTGGCCCAGCCCTACAACCACATGATCATGCCGCTGGCGGTCCGCCGCGACAAGGTCACGCAGACGCTCTGGGGCCTCAAGGACTTCGAGCGCCGCTTCGGGCGGCGCGCCGAAGGGATGTGGCTGCCCGAGACCGCGGTCGACCTCGCGACCCTCGAGGTCCTGGCCGAGGCGGGCGTGCGCTACACGATCCTCGCCCCCCGGCAGGCCCGGCGCCTGCGCCGCTTCGGCGCGAAGGAGTGGACGGACGCGGGCAAGGGCATCGACCCCACCCGCGCCTACCGGGTCTGGCTCCCCTCGGGGAAGACCCTCTCCGTCTTCTTCTACGACGGCCCCATCTCGCTGGGCATCGCCTTCGAGAAGCTCCTCGCCGACGGAGCGAACTTCGCGCGCCGTCTCGTCTCCGCCTTCTCGGAGGAGCGCGAGGACGCCCAGCTCGTCAGCATCGCCACCGACGGGGAGTCCTACGGGCACCACCACCGCTTCGGCGAGATGGCGCTCGCCTACGCGCTCAAGACCATCGAGGAGAAGGGCCTGGCGAAGCTCACGAACTTCTCGCAGTTCCTCGCGCTGCATCCGCCGACCTGGGAGGTCGAGCTCCACGAGAACAGCTCCTGGAGCTGCGTCCACGGCGTCGAGCGCTGGCGCTCCGACTGCGGCTGCAACTGCGGCGCCGGGCCGGGCTGGCGGCAGGCCTGGCGCGGCCCCCTGCGCGCCGCCTTCGACGCCCTGCGCGACGAGGCCGGCGCGCGCTACGAGGAGCGGGCCGCGGCGCTTCTGCGAGACCCCTGGGCCGCGCGCGACGCGTACGTCGAGATCGTCCTCGATCCCTCCCCGCGGAGCATCGACTCCTTCCTCCTGCGCCACGCGCTCAAGCCGCTCTCGGGCGACGAGCGCGTCGAGGTCCTCAAGCTCCTCGAGCTCCAGCTCCACCTCCTGCTCATGTACACGAGCTGCGGCTGGTTCTTCGACGACCTCTCCGGTCTGGAGACCGTCCAGGTCCTGCAGTACGCGGCGCGCGCCGCCGACCTCGCCGGGGAGCTCTTCGGCGGGGACTGGCACGAGAAGCTCGCCTCCCGCCTCGAGAAGGCCGAGAGCAACCTCGCCGAGCACGGCAGCGGGCGCCGCGTCTACGAGCGTCTGGCGCGCTCGGCCGCCGTCGGCTTCGAGGGCCTCTGCGCCCAGTACGCGCTCGACGCCCTCTTCGCGGAGCCGCCCAAGCACGCGCAGGTCTACAGCGCGGACGTCGAGCGCGACGCCTTCCGACGCGCGCAGGCCGGCCGGGCGCGGCTCGCCCTCGGCCGCGTGCGCCTCGTCTCGCGCTTCACCCTCGAGGAGAAGCGCTACCTCTTCGCGGCGATGCACCTGGGCGACCACGCCTTCCACGGCGGCGTCCAGGAGGACCGCGGCGACGAGGACTACAAGGCGCTCGAGAAGGACCTCGTCGAGCGCTTCGACCGCGCCGACATGACCGGCTGCATGATGGTCCTGGGCCGCCGCTTCGGGGACTCCGGCTACGACCTCTCCCGGCTCTTCGCCGACGAGCAGCGGCGCATGGTGGGCCGGGTGCTCGAGAACGCCCTGCTCGAGGCCGTGGTCTCCCACCGCCAGGTCTACGAGCATCACGCCCCCCTCCTGCGCTTCCTGAGGGCCCGGGGCATGCCGCCGCCGAAGGCGATCCAGACCGCGGCCGAGGTCGCCCTGCACCACAACCTGCGCCGCGCGCTCGAGCGCACCGAACCCGACCTGCCGCGCGCCGCCGCCCTCCTCGAAGAGTGCGAGCGCGCCGGCGTGCGCGTGGAGCCCGGGCCGCTGCCCGCGCTGCTCCGCACGCTCATCGAGCGCCGGGTCCGCGCCGTCGTCGAGCGCAGCGAGGACGACGAGGCGCTCGCGCGCCTCCTCGAGTCCCTGCGGCTCCTCAAGCGCCTTCCGTTCTCCGTCGACCTCTGGAAGGCGCAGAACCTCCTCTTCTCCCTCCTGCACGGCACGGCGGCCGCCGCCCGCGCGCGCGCCGCCGAGGCGTTCCGCGGCCTGCGCGACGCGGGCCGGACGCCGGCCGACCCCTGGCGGGCGCGCTTCGTCGAGGCGGCCGAACTCCTCGGCGTGCGCCTCGAGCCGCTCCCGCTGCCGGCGGCCGCGAAGGCCGGGGAGTCGGTGTCCGCGTGA
- a CDS encoding sugar phosphate nucleotidyltransferase produces the protein MKTNMHANAVSPIRIGHRWSVVLSGGDGQRMLPFTAAWLGEARPKQYCSFLGKRTMLEHTLARAARVASPSEVVTVIGQGHWRFLDEPLRVDLPGRVLEQPANRRTAPGILLPLAYVLACDPRATVAVMPSDHFILTDDAFIDRMTRGLEAAEKLEDRVVLLGMPASRPEPEYGWIRPGERLAPGVRSVAGFHEKPDAAAAHRFYRQGCLWNTFIMAAKARTLWDLAERMLPRIHERFERLRSAFGTTEEARTLQAVYRDMPEADFSRSVLQAAPEACAVLPMDGVVWDDWGRPERVLTTLHRIGRTPNFPAGLIVPAKESRKDASSLAA, from the coding sequence ATGAAAACGAACATGCACGCGAACGCCGTGAGTCCGATCCGGATCGGACATCGCTGGTCCGTCGTCCTCTCGGGAGGAGACGGCCAGAGGATGCTGCCCTTCACCGCCGCCTGGCTCGGTGAAGCGCGGCCGAAGCAGTACTGCTCCTTCCTGGGGAAGAGGACCATGCTGGAGCATACCCTCGCGCGCGCCGCGAGGGTCGCCTCCCCGAGCGAGGTCGTGACCGTCATCGGTCAGGGGCACTGGCGCTTCCTCGACGAGCCCCTGCGCGTGGACCTCCCCGGCCGCGTGCTCGAGCAGCCCGCGAACCGCAGGACGGCCCCGGGGATCCTGCTCCCTCTGGCCTACGTGCTGGCATGCGACCCCCGGGCGACGGTCGCCGTCATGCCCTCCGACCACTTCATCCTCACCGACGACGCCTTCATCGATCGCATGACGCGGGGGCTCGAGGCCGCCGAGAAGCTCGAGGACCGGGTCGTCCTGCTGGGGATGCCGGCCAGCCGGCCGGAGCCCGAGTACGGGTGGATCCGCCCCGGGGAGCGTCTGGCCCCCGGCGTCCGCTCCGTCGCCGGGTTCCATGAGAAGCCCGACGCCGCCGCCGCCCACCGGTTCTACCGGCAGGGGTGTCTGTGGAACACCTTCATCATGGCGGCCAAGGCGAGGACGCTCTGGGACCTCGCCGAACGCATGCTCCCCCGCATCCACGAGCGCTTCGAACGCCTGCGCTCGGCCTTCGGGACCACCGAGGAGGCGCGTACGCTCCAGGCGGTCTACCGGGACATGCCGGAGGCCGACTTCTCCCGAAGCGTGCTCCAGGCCGCTCCGGAGGCCTGCGCCGTCCTGCCGATGGACGGCGTCGTCTGGGACGACTGGGGCCGCCCCGAGCGCGTGCTCACCACGCTTCATCGGATCGGCCGGACGCCGAACTTCCCGGCGGGACTGATCGTCCCCGCGAAGGAGTCGCGCAAGGACGCGTCATCCCTCGCCGCATGA
- a CDS encoding DHH family phosphoesterase: MSEKPTPQEFLDFLAGHGKEISPLLFLTHNHPDPDCMATSLALAYAAEKLHGIRSRIAYGGIIGRIENQMMAKTLRIPIRPLRADDLKRYEHVVLIDTQPPFQNNPFKRRRKATVVIDHHALHPATEADFLWVDPSAGATSTIAAEVLFASGLEIPARIATALVYGITSETENLGRDTGPRDIQAYLALIQRSNTKTLARIQNPLHPRAFFGLLGRAIRDAFVLRDIIGVHLGEVPTPDRVAQMADFLLTHERMRWSFCTGRFAGRLYVSLRSRREDAHAGRVLTRLLGVGSAGGHGMIAGGSVTMPAEATDSDWRDKEVEVRNGFLKAVGVKDPAELAYPFTS, encoded by the coding sequence ATGAGCGAGAAGCCGACGCCGCAGGAGTTCCTCGACTTCCTCGCCGGGCACGGCAAGGAGATCTCGCCGCTGCTCTTCCTCACCCACAACCACCCGGACCCGGACTGCATGGCCACCTCGCTGGCCCTGGCCTACGCCGCGGAGAAGCTCCACGGCATCCGCTCCCGCATCGCCTACGGCGGCATCATCGGCCGCATCGAGAACCAGATGATGGCCAAGACGCTGCGCATCCCCATCCGCCCGCTGCGCGCCGACGACCTCAAGCGCTACGAGCACGTCGTCCTCATCGATACGCAGCCGCCCTTCCAGAACAACCCCTTCAAGCGCCGGCGAAAAGCGACGGTCGTCATCGACCACCACGCGCTGCACCCGGCGACCGAGGCCGACTTCCTGTGGGTGGACCCGAGCGCGGGGGCGACCTCGACGATCGCCGCCGAGGTCCTCTTCGCCAGCGGGCTCGAGATCCCCGCGCGCATCGCCACGGCGCTCGTCTACGGCATCACCTCGGAGACCGAGAACCTCGGGCGCGACACGGGGCCGCGCGACATCCAGGCCTATCTGGCGCTCATCCAGCGCAGCAACACCAAGACCCTCGCCCGCATCCAGAACCCCCTGCACCCGCGCGCCTTCTTCGGACTGCTCGGGCGGGCGATCCGCGACGCCTTCGTGCTGCGCGACATCATCGGCGTTCACCTCGGGGAGGTCCCCACCCCGGACCGGGTCGCGCAGATGGCCGATTTCCTGCTCACGCACGAGCGCATGCGCTGGTCGTTCTGCACCGGCCGCTTCGCCGGCCGGCTCTACGTGTCCCTGCGCTCGCGCAGGGAGGACGCCCACGCGGGGCGCGTGCTCACGCGGCTGCTCGGCGTCGGCTCGGCGGGCGGGCACGGCATGATCGCCGGCGGCTCGGTCACGATGCCGGCGGAGGCGACGGATTCGGATTGGCGCGACAAGGAGGTCGAGGTGAGGAACGGATTCCTGAAGGCCGTAGGCGTGAAAGACCCGGCGGAGCTGGCGTACCCCTTCACGTCATGA
- a CDS encoding M23 family metallopeptidase — protein sequence MRRRALLAAAFAALLSAGCSEAQRLGRKAIALTPEGRRALSEFDRYKKIARILKKYHDSKNLDEGEVLDVLVSAGVIPGAPGAARPPRPGAPAVPKTFPVPQYTGAWRWPMEAGVVSSEYGPRWGKFHHGLDLAADRGSPIYAAAPGEVAYAGDKLTGYGNVVFLRHDKEHVTIYAHNDALLVGVGDKVAQGQRIAKLGSTGHSTGPHLHFEMRVKDRSVPPRGELPKSRF from the coding sequence ATGAGGAGAAGGGCCCTCCTGGCCGCCGCCTTCGCCGCCCTCCTGTCCGCCGGCTGCTCGGAGGCCCAGCGCCTCGGACGCAAGGCGATCGCGCTGACGCCCGAGGGGCGCCGCGCGCTTTCCGAGTTCGACCGCTACAAGAAGATCGCCAGGATCCTGAAGAAGTATCACGATTCGAAGAACCTCGACGAAGGGGAGGTCCTCGACGTGCTCGTCTCCGCGGGCGTCATCCCCGGCGCGCCGGGCGCGGCCCGCCCGCCGCGCCCCGGGGCCCCGGCCGTCCCGAAGACCTTCCCCGTCCCGCAGTACACGGGCGCCTGGCGCTGGCCGATGGAGGCCGGCGTCGTGAGCTCCGAGTACGGTCCGCGCTGGGGGAAGTTCCATCACGGCCTCGATCTCGCGGCCGACCGCGGCAGCCCCATCTACGCCGCCGCCCCGGGCGAGGTGGCCTACGCCGGCGACAAGCTCACCGGGTACGGGAACGTCGTCTTCCTGCGCCACGACAAGGAGCACGTGACGATCTACGCGCACAACGACGCGCTCCTCGTCGGCGTCGGCGACAAGGTGGCGCAGGGACAGCGCATCGCGAAGCTCGGCTCCACCGGGCACTCGACCGGCCCGCACCTGCACTTCGAGATGCGCGTGAAGGACCGGTCCGTTCCCCCCCGCGGGGAGCTGCCGAAGAGCCGGTTCTGA